In Streptomyces qaidamensis, one DNA window encodes the following:
- a CDS encoding DUF1206 domain-containing protein: protein MNTSAMAQSGRFRARRMARGSVTEGAARAGFAARGVIYLLVGALALQIAFGDTGRQADRGGALQELAQKPFGAVLLWALGIGLVGMALWRLSEALFGSVGKDGRSARKRLMATARFAFYVFVAYSVLSFAASRHQSGGSSDQQSRDATARALEIPAGQWLVGAAGLVIVGAGGWIAVRAVLRKYHDKLRLGQMSRRTRQLVDVTGVVGGAARGLVFAVAGIFAVRAAIDYEPDKAKGLDDTLRTLADTPLGPWLLVCVAAGLVLFGVFSFAMARWRRV from the coding sequence ATGAACACGAGTGCGATGGCACAGAGCGGTCGGTTCCGGGCCCGGCGGATGGCCCGGGGTTCGGTGACCGAGGGGGCGGCACGGGCGGGTTTCGCCGCCCGGGGCGTGATCTATCTGCTCGTCGGAGCGCTGGCCCTGCAGATCGCCTTCGGCGACACCGGCCGGCAGGCCGATCGCGGGGGAGCGCTGCAGGAACTGGCGCAGAAGCCGTTCGGCGCGGTGCTGCTGTGGGCGCTGGGCATCGGGCTCGTCGGCATGGCCCTGTGGCGGCTGTCCGAGGCGCTCTTCGGCTCGGTCGGCAAGGACGGCCGCAGCGCCCGCAAGCGGCTGATGGCGACGGCCCGCTTCGCCTTCTACGTCTTCGTCGCCTACTCGGTGCTGTCGTTCGCGGCCAGCCGCCACCAGAGCGGCGGATCCAGCGACCAGCAGTCCCGGGACGCCACGGCCAGGGCCCTGGAGATTCCCGCCGGCCAGTGGCTGGTCGGTGCCGCGGGCCTCGTGATCGTCGGCGCCGGGGGCTGGATCGCCGTACGCGCGGTGCTGCGCAAGTACCACGACAAGCTCCGGCTGGGACAGATGAGCCGGCGGACGCGGCAGCTCGTGGACGTCACCGGTGTCGTCGGCGGCGCCGCCCGCGGGCTGGTGTTCGCGGTGGCGGGGATCTTCGCCGTCCGCGCCGCCATCGACTACGAACCCGACAAGGCCAAGGGTCTCGACGACACCCTGCGCACCCTCGCCGACACCCCCCTCGGCCCCTGGCTGCTGGTGTGCGTCGCGGCCGGGCTGGTGCTCTTCGGAGTCTTCTCGTTCGCCATGGCCCGGTGGCGACGCGTCTGA
- a CDS encoding ANTAR domain-containing protein yields MSTAGRAAAADDGELERLRAELRDLRARARVRPLISQAQGILQERYALPDGESAFALMQRASQRHNVKLHTLAGVLVTAPRPDGPDALWFPRRVRGPEPELTFTQAHRSGSGSRGAVLKAVLRSTLTVTGTDMGNVQLTDPARGGLRIEQHTGLTADFVDFFAHVGEDGTSCAQAARDVAQVTVRDVESDPVFTEPARRAILAAGSRACHSVPLTTESGLCVGMVSAHMDRPMDGLTTAQTKALDTVGGQAGRWLAWHDRTVVLDALEHLHTLGRAGRGSRFRRS; encoded by the coding sequence ATGTCCACAGCGGGGCGAGCGGCAGCCGCCGACGACGGCGAGCTGGAGCGCCTGCGCGCCGAGCTGCGCGATCTGCGGGCCCGGGCCCGGGTGCGCCCGCTGATCTCGCAGGCGCAGGGCATCCTGCAGGAGCGGTACGCGCTCCCGGACGGGGAGAGCGCCTTCGCGCTGATGCAGCGGGCGTCCCAGCGCCACAACGTCAAACTGCACACCCTGGCCGGAGTCCTGGTGACCGCACCGCGCCCCGACGGGCCGGACGCCCTGTGGTTCCCGCGGCGCGTCCGCGGGCCGGAGCCCGAGCTGACCTTCACCCAGGCGCACCGGTCCGGGTCCGGCAGCCGCGGCGCCGTCCTGAAGGCCGTGCTGCGGTCCACCCTGACGGTGACCGGCACCGACATGGGCAACGTGCAGCTCACCGATCCGGCCCGGGGAGGGCTGCGCATCGAGCAGCACACCGGTCTCACGGCCGACTTCGTCGACTTCTTCGCCCACGTCGGCGAGGACGGCACGTCCTGCGCCCAGGCCGCCCGGGACGTCGCCCAGGTCACCGTGCGTGACGTGGAGAGCGATCCGGTGTTCACCGAACCGGCCCGGCGGGCCATTCTCGCGGCCGGCAGCAGGGCCTGCCACAGCGTCCCGCTGACGACGGAGTCGGGGCTGTGCGTCGGCATGGTCTCGGCCCACATGGACCGGCCCATGGACGGACTGACGACCGCCCAGACCAAGGCCCTCGACACCGTGGGCGGCCAGGCCGGCCGCTGGCTCGCCTGGCACGACCGCACGGTGGTCCTGGACGCCTTGGAGCACCTGCACACCCTCGGCCGCGCCGGCCGTGGTTCGAGGTTCCGGCGATCCTGA
- a CDS encoding DUF5133 domain-containing protein — protein sequence MLRPHPAVLRRLVDEYEALAAAEAARGPAELNPRAHDLAYTLCVSTGTRDVKRALEAAHQWLAAGPAPAREPVAPMAVPRMPATEPA from the coding sequence ATGCTGAGGCCCCACCCCGCCGTACTGCGCCGACTCGTCGACGAGTACGAGGCCCTGGCGGCCGCCGAGGCCGCCCGCGGACCGGCGGAGCTGAACCCCCGGGCACACGACCTGGCGTACACGCTGTGCGTGTCCACCGGCACCCGGGACGTCAAGCGCGCCCTGGAGGCCGCCCACCAGTGGCTCGCGGCCGGACCCGCACCGGCACGCGAACCCGTCGCGCCGATGGCCGTACCGCGCATGCCGGCCACGGAGCCCGCCTGA
- a CDS encoding RNA polymerase sigma factor SigF, with translation MLIETPTHRPGTPESTTTASRRRHDDAPDTAALFARMAELEEGPEREAVRDELVTLWLPMAHRIAGRFRDRGESIEDLRQVAALGLVKAIDRFDPSRGAFESYAVPTITGEVKRHFRDRMWALRVPRRVQELRNKVRVARRELTQNPGSPEPSVADLATHTGLSEEEVNAGLEALDSFSTLSLDAELSADDDGYSLADTLGAADSSYDVVVDRESAKEGLRRLPERERAILYMRFFEDMTQSRIADHLGISQMHVSRLISRSCARVRDEVLGQRTGNRGNGGTSTTA, from the coding sequence ATGCTCATCGAAACGCCCACCCATCGTCCCGGCACGCCCGAATCGACGACCACCGCTTCCCGGCGGCGTCACGACGACGCCCCCGACACCGCCGCCCTCTTCGCCCGGATGGCGGAGCTGGAGGAAGGCCCCGAGCGGGAGGCCGTCCGCGACGAACTGGTCACCCTGTGGCTGCCCATGGCTCACCGCATCGCCGGCCGCTTCCGCGACCGCGGTGAGTCGATCGAGGATCTCCGGCAGGTCGCCGCACTGGGCCTGGTCAAGGCCATCGACCGGTTCGACCCGAGCCGGGGTGCCTTTGAGAGTTACGCCGTCCCCACCATCACCGGCGAGGTCAAGCGGCACTTCAGGGACCGCATGTGGGCCCTGCGGGTCCCCCGCCGTGTGCAGGAGCTGCGCAACAAGGTGCGGGTGGCACGCCGTGAACTCACCCAGAACCCGGGCAGCCCCGAGCCCTCCGTGGCGGACCTCGCCACCCACACCGGCCTCAGCGAGGAAGAGGTCAACGCCGGGCTCGAAGCCCTGGACAGCTTCAGCACCCTGTCGCTGGACGCCGAGCTCTCGGCCGACGACGACGGCTACAGCCTCGCCGACACCCTCGGCGCGGCCGACTCGTCCTACGACGTCGTCGTGGACCGCGAGTCCGCCAAGGAAGGCCTGCGCCGGCTGCCGGAACGCGAACGGGCCATCCTCTACATGCGCTTCTTCGAGGACATGACCCAGAGCCGTATCGCCGACCACCTCGGCATCTCCCAGATGCACGTCTCCCGCCTCATCAGCCGCAGCTGCGCCCGCGTGCGCGACGAGGTCCTGGGGCAGCGGACGGGCAACCGGGGGAACGGCGGCACCTCCACGACTGCCTGA
- a CDS encoding ATP-binding protein, with the protein MCEEHMIDSVFEPPGAHRARPCKPAEARRAVERAVAERCRATHTPCDTDALSDALLVASELTTNAILHGGGVTDFQVDVDGPGVRVSVSDRSDALPVTAPRTDPHGRLRHGGHGWPIVCRLARDVRVSDLPAGGKCITAVVPLS; encoded by the coding sequence ATGTGCGAGGAGCACATGATCGATTCAGTGTTCGAGCCGCCCGGCGCCCACCGGGCCCGGCCGTGCAAACCCGCCGAGGCGCGCCGGGCGGTGGAGCGGGCCGTGGCCGAACGCTGCCGGGCCACCCATACCCCGTGCGACACGGACGCCCTGTCCGACGCACTGCTCGTCGCCTCGGAACTCACCACCAACGCGATCCTCCACGGCGGCGGCGTCACCGACTTCCAGGTGGACGTCGACGGCCCCGGGGTGCGCGTCTCGGTGAGCGACCGCAGTGACGCGCTGCCCGTGACCGCGCCACGCACCGATCCGCACGGCCGGCTGCGGCACGGCGGCCACGGCTGGCCCATCGTCTGCCGGCTCGCCCGCGACGTCCGGGTGTCGGACCTGCCCGCCGGGGGCAAGTGCATCACCGCTGTCGTCCCCCTGTCTTGA
- a CDS encoding cyclic nucleotide-binding domain-containing protein, producing the protein MTKAIKLLTALPPPQRQRLMALAREASFPEDARIFEADGRADRFWVIRSGAVSLDQQVNSLQRVTVASLGAGDLLGWSWLFPPYTWDFGAVAFSPVRAYEFDAQAVLELCEEDPELGMMLVRNVAEVLAHRLEMTRGKLMEQYTLHRRGAL; encoded by the coding sequence ATGACCAAAGCGATCAAACTCCTGACCGCCCTGCCTCCGCCCCAGCGGCAGCGTCTCATGGCCCTCGCCCGGGAGGCGTCCTTCCCGGAGGACGCCCGGATCTTCGAGGCGGACGGCAGGGCCGACCGCTTCTGGGTCATCCGCTCGGGCGCCGTCTCGCTGGACCAGCAGGTGAACTCCCTGCAGCGGGTGACCGTCGCCAGCCTCGGCGCGGGCGACCTGCTCGGCTGGTCCTGGCTGTTCCCGCCGTACACCTGGGACTTCGGCGCGGTGGCGTTCAGCCCGGTGCGGGCCTACGAGTTCGACGCCCAGGCCGTGCTGGAGCTGTGCGAGGAGGACCCGGAGCTGGGGATGATGCTGGTGCGCAACGTCGCCGAGGTGCTCGCGCACCGGCTGGAGATGACCCGGGGCAAGCTGATGGAGCAGTACACACTCCACCGGCGTGGAGCCCTGTGA
- a CDS encoding LysE/ArgO family amino acid transporter produces the protein MTSTFTAGAAGFGTGLSLIVAIGAQNAFVLRQGIRRQAVLAVVAICALSDAALIALGVGGVGAVVVRWPGAMTAVAWIGGAFLLVYGALAARRVFRPGGDALRAEGEAAGSVRRAVLTCLAMTWLNPHVYLDTVFLLGSVAADHGALRWTFGLGAVLASLCWFTALGFGARMLGRFLARPAAWRVLDGLVAATMIVLGAVLITGS, from the coding sequence ATGACCAGCACCTTCACCGCGGGCGCCGCCGGTTTCGGCACCGGCCTGTCCCTCATCGTCGCCATCGGAGCCCAGAACGCCTTCGTCCTGCGTCAGGGCATCCGCCGTCAGGCCGTCCTCGCCGTGGTCGCCATCTGCGCCCTGTCGGACGCGGCGCTCATCGCACTCGGGGTCGGCGGGGTCGGAGCGGTGGTGGTGCGGTGGCCGGGCGCGATGACCGCGGTCGCCTGGATCGGCGGCGCGTTCCTGCTCGTCTACGGAGCCCTGGCCGCGCGCCGGGTGTTCCGGCCCGGCGGCGACGCGCTGCGGGCGGAGGGGGAGGCGGCCGGATCGGTGCGCCGGGCCGTGCTCACCTGCCTGGCGATGACCTGGCTGAATCCCCACGTCTACCTCGACACCGTGTTCCTGCTGGGCTCCGTCGCCGCCGACCACGGCGCCCTGCGCTGGACGTTCGGCCTCGGCGCGGTGCTGGCCAGCCTGTGCTGGTTCACCGCCCTCGGGTTCGGCGCCCGGATGCTCGGCCGGTTCCTCGCCAGGCCCGCGGCCTGGCGCGTCCTGGACGGACTGGTCGCCGCCACCATGATCGTGCTGGGTGCCGTGCTGATCACCGGAAGCTGA